The proteins below come from a single Halobacillus salinarum genomic window:
- a CDS encoding DUF2621 family protein, producing the protein MSLGFSLFIISWIIIMIGLMSIGGFFMFRKFLKRLPKEDGRSVIDWEERYIELTRHMWTQEKKDLLEELVSPVPELFRDVARQKIAGRIGQVALEKKSSKITESILIEGYILATPKRDHKFLIKKLEEKQIDLTPYQPLLEQSITP; encoded by the coding sequence ATGTCCCTCGGCTTTTCCTTATTTATCATATCGTGGATTATCATCATGATCGGCTTGATGAGTATCGGCGGATTTTTTATGTTTCGAAAATTTCTTAAACGCCTGCCTAAGGAAGACGGACGATCCGTGATCGACTGGGAAGAACGTTACATTGAATTAACACGTCATATGTGGACCCAGGAAAAAAAGGACCTGCTCGAAGAACTCGTTTCACCTGTCCCTGAGCTGTTCAGAGATGTAGCACGTCAGAAGATTGCAGGAAGAATCGGGCAAGTGGCTCTTGAAAAAAAATCTTCAAAGATTACGGAATCCATCCTCATTGAAGGATATATCCTGGCAACGCCAAAACGAGATCATAAATTTCTCATCAAAAAACTGGAAGAAAAACAAATTGATCTCACTCCCTATCAGCCGCTCTTGGAACAAAGTATAACACCATAG
- a CDS encoding CcdC family protein: MYWLIASTILAAGMATGMIFVRLKAAKKPASIKKIILPPIFMSTGAFMFLFPEFRVAWSQVAEALIVGVIFSIFLIRTSRFEIRGEEIYLKPSRGFVFILVGLLVLRIILKVIIGQKETLGETSGMFFLLAFGMIISWRIAMLRQFLQLEKKMKTQDANV, translated from the coding sequence ATGTATTGGTTAATAGCAAGTACGATCCTGGCGGCTGGTATGGCAACTGGGATGATTTTTGTGCGTCTCAAGGCAGCCAAAAAGCCAGCCAGTATTAAAAAAATCATTTTACCGCCGATATTCATGAGTACAGGTGCTTTTATGTTTTTGTTTCCTGAATTCCGTGTTGCTTGGAGTCAGGTAGCGGAAGCCCTGATTGTAGGGGTGATCTTTTCGATTTTTCTCATTCGGACATCACGCTTCGAAATCCGGGGTGAAGAAATATATTTAAAGCCCTCAAGAGGATTTGTTTTTATTCTCGTTGGCTTGCTTGTGCTTAGAATTATACTGAAGGTTATTATCGGCCAAAAGGAAACCTTAGGCGAAACAAGCGGGATGTTTTTTCTCCTTGCCTTTGGAATGATTATTTCCTGGCGGATTGCCATGCTGAGACAATTTCTGCAGTTGGAAAAGAAAATGAAGACTCAGGATGCAAACGTTTAA
- a CDS encoding response regulator: MAKILVVDDAKFMRMTLTTILEKGNHEVIGEAENGQEAVEMYEKLNPDLVTLDITMPEKNGLEALKEIKAQSEDAQIVMCSAMGQQKMVVEAIENGAKDFIVKPFDETRVLDAIKRVLN, from the coding sequence ATGGCAAAAATTTTAGTTGTAGATGATGCAAAGTTTATGCGTATGACACTAACTACCATCCTGGAAAAAGGCAACCACGAAGTCATCGGAGAAGCAGAAAACGGACAGGAAGCAGTGGAGATGTATGAGAAGCTGAACCCTGATCTTGTAACCTTGGACATTACCATGCCGGAAAAAAATGGCCTGGAAGCTCTTAAGGAAATTAAGGCTCAATCAGAAGACGCCCAAATTGTGATGTGTTCAGCAATGGGGCAGCAGAAAATGGTCGTGGAAGCGATTGAGAACGGAGCGAAAGATTTTATCGTAAAGCCTTTTGATGAAACAAGAGTTCTTGATGCCATTAAACGAGTTTTGAACTAA